The region CGGGTCCCCAGCCATGGAGCCGGTACAGGCCGCGGTCTCGACGCCCGCCGGAGCGTCGGAGGGGGAGGGCTTCTGGACCACACTCCTCGGCATACCAGCGGACGAAATTCAGCCGCCTTGATTGTCGCAATCCGCTCAGGCCGCGTTTAGCGCGCCGCGCTGATGTCGAGCCGACTAAACCTTGAGCGTGTGCAAACAGCAGCCGGGACACTCGAGGCCATAGGACCGCCCGCCGCGGCGTTGCGGGCGGCGCGATAGAAGCTTCGGCAATGCATCCTTGGGGCGATCCGGTCTCACCTCCGCTCAGTATTTGCAAAAAACCGGCACGATGCGCCAGGCGGAGCTGGTGGCTCTTCTTGTGGGGGCTCTGGCTTCAATCCTGTGCGTCTCTAATTCTGAGCGCCTACCCCTCTCCTCGGTGGCGTTGTTAGTCGTTGATAAACATGATTATTTCAAAAAATAGGACTACCAAAGCTGAGATCACAAACCATCCCCCATAAGTAAAATAAATGTAAAAGCGCCATCCTTGCTGCTGAGTAGTTTAACTATAGCCCCGATAGGGTTGGCTTTTCTTGAAAGGCCAAAATATATGGCGGCGTCAATAAAACTCAAAATTGCTGATGCCAGCAATAGTGTCGGAAAAATTTCGCCCATCGGCATGAAATCAAGAACGGACAATGCTTTGAGCCTGAAACAGAAAGGAAGCCCCTGACCGCGCCCTGGGCCTGGCTTGCCGAACAATGGAATGGCTATCGCTCATCAGGGTTGCTTTTTGGCCTTTCGCGAAACATCCGGGGCATGGAATCTGACTGAGCCCAGGATGAGCGAGGCAAGCTCAGCTTGCCGCTTCGTACCTGTTTTGGCGAAGACCATCCTCAGTTGTGTTCGCAGGGTTTCACGCGATACTTTCAGCGTGTCGGAAAGTTCCTCCAACGTCGCCCCTTCTGCGACCGACTGTGCCACTCGCGCCTCGGCGGGAGTCAGGTCGAAAAGGCCTTGCAGCAGCAATGCGGGAGGAGCACCCGGTGTGCCAACCGCTGTAACCACAATAAGGGCACCTGTATCGCCAAAGATTTCGTTAGATTCGCGGCGTGTAGGCAAAATGTGAAGGACCATGGGGGGCTCTCCATCACCACGAATTGGAATGGAACGTGTTTCTGTGGTCCCCCCGCTGCCTAGGCCAGCCATCGCGGTTTCAAACAGCTTCGCGGCTGCTTCGTTGGCGATACTGATGCGTCCGGTCGTTCGGTAAGTGGTTATCCGCTTGCCCAGGCTTTCAAACCGCGAGTTGGCAAACTTGATCCGACCATCCGACGTGATGGCCGCTGCTGGCAATCCCATTGCCTCGAGCGTCCGTGTTGCGGATTCAGCCTTGATCAGAGGGAGGCGCGCCGAGACCATGGCGCTGCGTGCCAAGTGAGGGCGCAGGGTATCGAGTATTTCCAGCTCTGCGGATGTCAATGGCGGCCGTGTGCGGTCTCCAACGAGCTGGAAGATCGCGATTTCGCCGTCCGGAAGTTGGATCGTGGTTCCGACCGTCCAGTGAATACCGCGTGGGACGAGAAAATCTCGATAGATCGGGTCGCTCTCCAGTTCAGCACCGGTGAAGAGGTCGCCGTCACCCAAAAAGCCGGGGAATTGCTTCGCGATTGCACGGGTTACCCAGCGGTTGTTACGGCACCATCCGTCCCCGACAAATTCAGCAACCAAGGGCGTAACAGCCTCCGACGCGATCCAACGCACCGATCCCCCTGAGATGATGTATAGCACGCAACCCTGCACACCACAGGCCGCAACCAACCGATTCAACACCTGGGTCCAGCGCTGCGGCAGCCAAGCTGCGGCATAGATTTGGTCTACCAGCTCGTAGAGGTTCTGCACTTTCATTGGCAAGTTGAGAGGCCTTCCGAGGCCTCGTCCTTTCGGGCAAAATTGTCCAGCATCAAGGGCGCGATCCGGTCAGGCCCCGCGCGCGCTCCGGGCGCGCATCGCCCAATTGCTTTCCGCTGGAGGCACTCAAGTGCACCCGCCAAGGAAGGTGTCGCCTGCGGTCTAGGCATCGTCGATTTCGAGCCTCCACGTCTTGATTCACCTCAACTGCCGCGCGAAGCAGTATTAAAATCGAGCCAGATTTTCGCCTATCTCAATCGAAGTAGGGCGCACTGCAAAAAAACGGCCTGCGATCACCCGAACGGGGGACGCCGCCAGGGCGGGCACGCCGGATAGTAGAGCCACGTGGAGCTGTGGTGCGGGGGGTGAATTTTCACCTTTGGATATTCGCTCATGCATCGCTCTCCTCGTCGCTGGACCTCACAACACGGTGGATCCTGCCGGATGGGATTTTTGTTTTAATGTTTGCTGCTAAACAAGTCGTAATTAAACAATAAAGATAAAATGCCGCAGTATTGCGCCAAAACGGATACAGTTTTGGCATCGTGTGGTTTGGACTCAAGTAAATTTTTGTAAATGCAAAGATAAATATTGTTTAGTTGGTACATCATTTGTTTTGTGCGTTGCAGCGACTTTGCCGATGTGGCAATCTTTCCTTGAGGTTAGGCCAACGTGGTGGGGGATTAGAGATGGCGACCGTACCGAGTGCTGTTCACGATGCCTTGACAGCGTCCGAACTGGCTGTTCTGCAGAGCGGGCTTCCTCCCGGCTTCAATGTTTCGACTGTCGCGGCCGATGGCGGGTTGTCCCCAACCTTTGAAACCCTGCTGGGTACCGGGGGCGACGACGTCATCTTTGTCGGTGTTGGCGATACCGTGAAGGGCAGCGCCGGCTACGACGTCGTGATCGTCAAGGAGAGCTTCCGGCTGCCCACCGGAGTCGAGGCGGTTGTCGCGGATACGCGGGACGACGTCACTTTGACCGGCAACAGTGCGAACAATACGCTGATCTCCGGTGCCGGTGACGACAACGTCAACGGCGGCGACGGCAACGACATCATTTCAACGGCTAGCGGCAACGACTCGGTGCTCGGCGGTTCGGGGAACGACTCGGTCAACGGTGGCTCGGGCGACGATCGTCTGGACGGCGGCTTCGGCAACGATACGTTGCTGGGGGCCAACGGCAGCGACACGCTATTGGGCCGGGATGGGGACGATTACCTGTCGGGTGGTGCCGGTACCGACACGCTGTATGGCCATGCTGGCGAGGATTCGCTTTACGGTGGCGATGACGCCGACAAGCTCTATGGTGGCGATGACGCCGATAAGTTGTTTGGCGGCAATGACGACGATTATGTGAGCGGCGGGGCTGGCGACGACTACGCCCGCGGCGATGCGGGCGCGGACAGGGTCTACGGTGACACTGGCTCCGACACGCTTTATGGCGGTGCCGGCGACGACAAACTGTTCGGCGGCGATGACGACGACTCGCTCTTTGGCGATGCGGGCGCGGATCAGCTCGACGGTGGCGCGGGGGCCGACACTCTCTTCGGCGGCTTCCAGGACTTTGCCATCGACCTGCTCAAGGGCGGCGCGGGTGCTGACACCTTCTCGATGCATGGTGCCGATGGTGTGGTGGATGTCATCCGCGACTTCAACCCGTCGGAGGATGTCATTGATGTCCACCAGACCGGCGCCAATGGCATCGGCGATCTGACGATCTCCAAGGTCGCGGGCGGTGTGCTTGTGACCGGACCGGATGGCACGGCCTTCAAGATCGTCGGCGTTTCCCTGAGCGAAGTGGATAGCAACTGGTTCCATTTCTGATCCTCGCCGGTTGACGTCTATCGACATTGTGGTGGGGCCTCTATTGAGGCCTCACCCGTTAGAGGCTTGGGGATGGTTGAACCAGTTCTGGCGCCTGTTATTCCGATCTCTGCCGAGGCTTGTGCGGTAACAGTTCGACTGCCTAAGTCCTGGACCGTGCGCGGCTTGGCTGTCGACGGAACGGGGCTGCAAATCGCCGCGAAGCTTCGTGTAATCGGCCAGGACCATATCGGCTGGACGCTCATTACCCAGCGTTTCCGATCCGCCCTTTCTGGTGAGTTGAGTCTGGTCGATGCAGATGGTGCGGCGACATTTCTGCAGGTGAATTTTCTCGACGCACCCTGGGGTGCCGAAACCACAGCGGTCGTTCGCCGAGTTGTGCGGTTTATTCAGTCGAACAAGCGTAAGACGCGGTGTGACGCACTCGTACGGTATCTTTCTGTCAACGCCG is a window of Oleomonas cavernae DNA encoding:
- a CDS encoding helix-turn-helix transcriptional regulator encodes the protein MKVQNLYELVDQIYAAAWLPQRWTQVLNRLVAACGVQGCVLYIISGGSVRWIASEAVTPLVAEFVGDGWCRNNRWVTRAIAKQFPGFLGDGDLFTGAELESDPIYRDFLVPRGIHWTVGTTIQLPDGEIAIFQLVGDRTRPPLTSAELEILDTLRPHLARSAMVSARLPLIKAESATRTLEAMGLPAAAITSDGRIKFANSRFESLGKRITTYRTTGRISIANEAAAKLFETAMAGLGSGGTTETRSIPIRGDGEPPMVLHILPTRRESNEIFGDTGALIVVTAVGTPGAPPALLLQGLFDLTPAEARVAQSVAEGATLEELSDTLKVSRETLRTQLRMVFAKTGTKRQAELASLILGSVRFHAPDVSRKAKKQP
- a CDS encoding calcium-binding protein; its protein translation is MATVPSAVHDALTASELAVLQSGLPPGFNVSTVAADGGLSPTFETLLGTGGDDVIFVGVGDTVKGSAGYDVVIVKESFRLPTGVEAVVADTRDDVTLTGNSANNTLISGAGDDNVNGGDGNDIISTASGNDSVLGGSGNDSVNGGSGDDRLDGGFGNDTLLGANGSDTLLGRDGDDYLSGGAGTDTLYGHAGEDSLYGGDDADKLYGGDDADKLFGGNDDDYVSGGAGDDYARGDAGADRVYGDTGSDTLYGGAGDDKLFGGDDDDSLFGDAGADQLDGGAGADTLFGGFQDFAIDLLKGGAGADTFSMHGADGVVDVIRDFNPSEDVIDVHQTGANGIGDLTISKVAGGVLVTGPDGTAFKIVGVSLSEVDSNWFHF